One window from the genome of Mucilaginibacter ginsenosidivorans encodes:
- a CDS encoding MBOAT family O-acyltransferase, which translates to MVFNSYTFVAFFIVMLILHNLPISWKAKKINLLVASYVFYAAWNPPFILLLWLSTVVDFFVGRALYTQPNKHKRRLLLVISLIGNLGMLCFFKYGGFILENFVHLTNLLGFDYHPAKPNIILPAGISFYTFTTLCYTIDMYKKESKPVKSLLDFSLFVTFFPHLVAGPIVRPPQLVPQFETEHKATKDQLLNGLLLLTLGLFMKVVCADTLLAATSDMIFSSPGNMGPLDAWAGVLAFSGQIFFDFAGYSTSAIGVAMCLGFILPQNFLYPYAAIGFSDFWRRWHITLSSWLRDYLYIPLGGNREGKFRTYINVMITMLIGGLWHGANWTFVAWGGLHGLYLWVEKAIKDSRARISGNPDGDIPAPVIIQASFAPMRPAKTSGGFIYAFFTFLLICVTWVFFRSATFTGAWRLLHSMLGQAPPSGPPILTTADVVKVGIVITLMLAFHWYMRNTTVLKTASKMPWWLTGVVWSFLIIMIVLSQQTGKAFIYFQF; encoded by the coding sequence ATGGTTTTCAATTCATACACCTTTGTCGCATTCTTCATTGTTATGCTCATTTTGCATAACCTTCCCATATCGTGGAAGGCGAAGAAGATAAACCTGCTTGTAGCGAGTTACGTTTTTTATGCTGCATGGAACCCGCCTTTTATACTGCTGCTGTGGTTATCCACCGTGGTCGATTTTTTTGTAGGCCGCGCTTTATACACGCAGCCCAACAAGCATAAACGACGCCTGCTGCTGGTTATCAGTTTGATCGGCAACCTGGGTATGCTGTGCTTTTTCAAGTATGGCGGCTTTATACTGGAGAATTTTGTGCACCTCACAAATCTCCTTGGGTTCGATTATCACCCGGCAAAGCCAAATATTATCCTGCCTGCCGGTATCTCTTTTTACACCTTCACTACCCTTTGTTATACCATAGATATGTATAAGAAGGAAAGTAAGCCGGTAAAATCCCTGCTGGATTTTTCCCTGTTCGTTACCTTTTTCCCGCACCTGGTTGCCGGGCCTATCGTTCGCCCGCCGCAGCTGGTACCGCAATTCGAAACAGAACACAAGGCGACAAAAGATCAATTACTTAATGGCCTTTTGCTGCTTACGCTTGGCCTGTTTATGAAGGTGGTTTGTGCCGATACCCTGCTTGCCGCAACATCGGATATGATATTCAGTTCGCCGGGAAATATGGGGCCGCTGGACGCCTGGGCGGGGGTGCTGGCATTCTCGGGACAGATATTTTTTGATTTTGCCGGCTATTCTACTTCTGCCATCGGCGTAGCCATGTGTTTGGGATTTATTTTACCGCAAAACTTCCTGTACCCTTACGCAGCCATCGGCTTTTCCGATTTCTGGCGCAGGTGGCATATTACGCTTTCTTCGTGGCTGCGCGATTACCTGTATATTCCTTTGGGCGGTAACCGCGAGGGTAAATTCAGGACCTATATTAACGTCATGATCACTATGCTGATCGGCGGTCTGTGGCATGGCGCTAACTGGACCTTTGTAGCCTGGGGTGGTTTACACGGTTTGTATTTGTGGGTCGAAAAAGCGATCAAAGACAGCCGTGCCCGGATATCCGGCAATCCCGACGGAGATATACCTGCGCCCGTAATTATACAGGCATCATTTGCTCCCATGCGCCCCGCCAAAACTTCCGGCGGCTTTATTTACGCATTTTTTACGTTCCTGCTTATATGCGTTACCTGGGTGTTTTTCCGCTCGGCTACGTTTACCGGCGCATGGCGCCTGCTACATTCTATGCTCGGCCAGGCGCCGCCATCCGGTCCGCCCATACTTACTACCGCCGACGTGGTTAAAGTTGGCATCGTTATCACCCTTATGCTGGCATTCCACTGGTACATGCGCAATACCACCGTATTAAAAACGGCATCAAAAATGCCGTGGTGGTTAACAGGTGTGGTTTGGTCGTTTTTGATCATCATGATCGTACTAAGCCAGCAAACCGGGAAGGCATTTATTTATTTCCAGTTTTAA